Proteins encoded within one genomic window of Pongo pygmaeus isolate AG05252 chromosome 4, NHGRI_mPonPyg2-v2.0_pri, whole genome shotgun sequence:
- the UBLCP1 gene encoding ubiquitin-like domain-containing CTD phosphatase 1 isoform X1, with protein MALPIIVKWGGQEYSVTTLSEDDTVLDLKQFLKTLTGVLPERQKLLGLKVKGKPAENDVKLGALKLKPNTKIMMMGTREESLEDVLGPPPDNDDVVNDFDIEDEVVEVENREENLLKISRRVKEYKVEILNPPREGKKLLVLDVDYTLFDHRSCAETGVELMRPYLHEFLTSAYEDYDIVIWSATNMKWIEAKMKELGVSTNANYKITFMLDSAAMITVHTPRRGLIDVKPLGVIWGKFSEFYSKKNTIMFDDIGRNFLMNPQNGLKIRPFMKAHLNRDKDKELLKLTQYLKEIAKLDDFLDLNHKYWERYLSKKQGQ; from the exons ATGGCTCTCCCTATCATTGTAAAATGGGGTGGACAGGAGTATTCAGTGACCACACTTTCAGAAGATGATACTGTGCTCGATCTCAAACAGTTTCTCAAGACCCTTACAGGAGTTCTTCCAGAACGCCAAAAGTTACTTGGACTCAAAGTTAAAG GCAAACCTGCAGAAAATGATGTTAAGCTTGGAGCTCTCAAACTGAAACCAAATACTAAAATCATGATGATGGGAACTCGTGAGGAGAGCTTG GAGGATGTCTTAGGTCCACCCCCTGACAATGATGATGTCGTTAATGACTTTGATATTGAAGATGAAGTAGTTGAAGTAGAAAATAG GGAAGAAAACCTACTGAAAATTTCTCGCAGAGTGAAAGAGTACAAAGTGGAAATTTTGAATCCTCCCAGGGAAGGGAAAAAGCTTTTGGTACTAGATGTTGATTATACATTATTTG ACCACAGGTCTTGTGCAGAGACTGGGGTAGAATTAATGCGGCCATATCTTCATGAATTTCTAACATCTGCCTATGAAGATTATGACATTGTTATTTGGT CTGCAACAAATATGAAGTGGATTGAAGCTAAAATGAAA GAGCTGGGAGTGAGCACAAATGCAAATTATAAGATTACTTTCATGTTGGATAGTGCTGCTATGATAACAGTACATACTCCAAGGAGAGGATTAATAGAT GTAAAGCCTCTTGGTGTTATATGGGGAAAGTTTTCGGAGTTTTACAGCAAGAAAAACACCATTATGTTTGATGACATAGGGAGAAATTTTCTAATGAACCCACAGAATGGACTAAAG ATAAGGCCTTTTATGAAAGCGCACCTAAATCGTGATAAAgacaaagaacttttaaaattaactcaGTACCTCAAGGAGATAGCAAAATTAGATGACTTTTTGGATCTAAATCACAAATATTGGGAAAG aTATCTCTCAAAGAAGCAAGGACAGTAG
- the UBLCP1 gene encoding ubiquitin-like domain-containing CTD phosphatase 1 isoform X2: MALPIIVKWGGQEYSVTTLSEDDTVLDLKQFLKTLTGVLPERQKLLGLKVKGKPAENDVKLGALKLKPNTKIMMMGTREESLEDVLGPPPDNDDVVNDFDIEDEVVEVENREENLLKISRRVKEYKVEILNPPREGKKLLVLDVDYTLFDHRSCAETGVELMRPYLHEFLTSAYEDYDIVIWSATNMKWIEAKMKVKPLGVIWGKFSEFYSKKNTIMFDDIGRNFLMNPQNGLKIRPFMKAHLNRDKDKELLKLTQYLKEIAKLDDFLDLNHKYWERYLSKKQGQ; encoded by the exons ATGGCTCTCCCTATCATTGTAAAATGGGGTGGACAGGAGTATTCAGTGACCACACTTTCAGAAGATGATACTGTGCTCGATCTCAAACAGTTTCTCAAGACCCTTACAGGAGTTCTTCCAGAACGCCAAAAGTTACTTGGACTCAAAGTTAAAG GCAAACCTGCAGAAAATGATGTTAAGCTTGGAGCTCTCAAACTGAAACCAAATACTAAAATCATGATGATGGGAACTCGTGAGGAGAGCTTG GAGGATGTCTTAGGTCCACCCCCTGACAATGATGATGTCGTTAATGACTTTGATATTGAAGATGAAGTAGTTGAAGTAGAAAATAG GGAAGAAAACCTACTGAAAATTTCTCGCAGAGTGAAAGAGTACAAAGTGGAAATTTTGAATCCTCCCAGGGAAGGGAAAAAGCTTTTGGTACTAGATGTTGATTATACATTATTTG ACCACAGGTCTTGTGCAGAGACTGGGGTAGAATTAATGCGGCCATATCTTCATGAATTTCTAACATCTGCCTATGAAGATTATGACATTGTTATTTGGT CTGCAACAAATATGAAGTGGATTGAAGCTAAAATGAAA GTAAAGCCTCTTGGTGTTATATGGGGAAAGTTTTCGGAGTTTTACAGCAAGAAAAACACCATTATGTTTGATGACATAGGGAGAAATTTTCTAATGAACCCACAGAATGGACTAAAG ATAAGGCCTTTTATGAAAGCGCACCTAAATCGTGATAAAgacaaagaacttttaaaattaactcaGTACCTCAAGGAGATAGCAAAATTAGATGACTTTTTGGATCTAAATCACAAATATTGGGAAAG aTATCTCTCAAAGAAGCAAGGACAGTAG